From Populus alba chromosome 16, ASM523922v2, whole genome shotgun sequence:
TGAAAAATCGTCGGTGATTGTTGGCagtttctaaaaactttttatgaaattaaaaattttaattaaatattatagacggaattacagacggaataattaaaaaatattaatatttaattatccgtcggtaaaatcatCGTTAACGCCCCCTAATAAAAAGCCTAAAcccttatttcacaagagatagactcatttcttcttcttcttctcttcttcttcttcttcttcttccctatatgtaaaaaacatcaatatctatttctttctcttctcttatctcctcatctccttctcttacTCTCCATGCTCGGAtgtcctcttcttctttcttcttttatcctcttagtttgtttaattaatatgctttacgaaATTTTTCTCGCTCTctttagcttcacttgcaaccaCAATAAGGTaagagttttcttttttcttcttttttcatgattgttttcaatatatatttgttttttattttatttttaattgtttttgttattaataattgtatgaatacTGTTTTgcgattttttttcatatgagatcaatttttagttgatttatttataggatttttaaatttttagcaatcgcaactttttctttttttcatatgaatttttttagttcaatttatgtttttgctttatttaattttgttgcaaatttgtttaagttgattttattcttcttttttccaaacattttgagtatatattatagagtgttgatttacgttaatttatttattttataattttataaaatggattttttttaaaatgtttttaaataattacctaCGGAATTACCAATGGTATTTTTCGAGGGATATACCGATGGAATGAagtgggtaatttttttttacacgtCTATTCCAttagtaaatccatcggtaataatatttttttaataccaacaGACAAAAAACTACCGATGAAAGATTCACCAATGGAGCATTTTCGTCGatgattttgttggtaaattaattatcgacggaatatgtgtcttacacCAACGAAAAAATTGTGTtggtaaaactattaaatgtTATGGTGTAATAAAAGTACTTTAACTTGAAATACTAACttgtttaaaacaaattataagtgaattatagaattgatttttatagaaTCCATAGTTAGCATGATTTGCAAACCTAGTAACCTTCAATCCCAAATGAATAGATTACAAGCTTTTCTTGTCACTATGGAAAGTTGGAAAagtaacatggtttttttttttaaatcataattaaatattaggtttattgaaaattaaaatttattctttattttggttttctttgtaTGGAGTTATCATAttcttagaagaaaaaaatctggAATTGGGTTGATGCTTTGTTTCACAATTGTCTACTTTTTcctatcatgtttttaaataaaaaaatggtctatcatactattaaataaaaaatgaaaggaaaattattattcataagtaacatgttttttttccttttatttttctcttttctttttattttttttttcatttttgtatttcaatattgagtttCTTGGGAATTATACTTTGTTATtgagcttcatatttttttcaatttatttgttatGAGGTTATGTCAGTCTCATAACCCGGACCACGAGTTTGACTTAATTTACTcaagtttttcttccttttcctgattttttttttaattttatccttcaatattgagttgattcgAAATTAggattcttgatttgttttagtttgaatTCAATGAGACTACCCTCATCTCATGACTCGGGTCACAAGTTTGGTGGGTTAACTTGGGCTGACTCGAGTtattcttttgtcttttttaacataattcttaatttcaatttcatcatttaacattaggttTATTTGGGACtgaacttcataatttctttaaatatacGTTTTATGAGGTCATCCCAGTTTCTTGACCCAAAACCgcgggtttgacgagttaagttggttgactcaggttttttcacttttctaattaacatttttttttctcaattttattcttcaattttgggttaattgagaatttaatgACATTATCATCGTCTCATGACTCGAGTCACGAGTTTGGCGAATTAACTTAGGttgactcgagttatttttttgtatctttttttaatagaattcttaattttaatttcattattcaacattatgTTTATTAGGGactgaactttataatttctttcaatataCTTTTATGTTGTCATCTCAGTTTCTTGACCCGAACCgcaggtttgacgagttaactcgGTTGACTCAGGTTTTATCacttttctaattgtttttttgtctcTCGATTTCATTCTTCAAAAATGAGTGAAGTGGGATTTAGgtttcgtgatttttttttatgaggttatcctcATCTCATGACTTAGGTTACTGGTTTAGTGGGTCAAACTAGGTTGACTAgagtttttttcctgttttttaatcattttttttcaatttatctttaaatattaggttgattaagaattgaacttcataatttgtttcaattttctttctattaggttatctcaATCTAATGATCTAAGTCGCAAGTTTGGTACGTTAACCAGAGTTGACTGAGgttattttttgttctattttaattgattttttttcaatttcatcgttCAATATTGAGCctgtttgaaattaatttttataatttgtttggatttgtttttcatgagaTTATCATATATCATGACTTGGCATATGGATTAGCTTAATAACTCGACTTGACTCGAATGGATCTAATATTTTGttgtcttaatatttatataaaaaatatcatcttgaatatttattatgaGACAAACCATATTTTTACTAGTCATTTGCGTAGCTTTTTGAACctgttaaatcaataaaatcatatcaaatccatccttatttattttaaaattatttttaactacaaaaacacattaataatacctaaatatattaaaatcaacttGCAATATAACACgcgagaaaataattttatcattattgtattttattacataatattttaggGGGCTACAAGTCGAGGGAAGACAATACATGTTAGCTTTTGTCCTGAATGTTCTTCCCTTGGTATCATTCAAAGTTTGGAGCATAGATTTTTTCCACCCTGACCCGGAGTCGACTTGGACTTGGATCCTTCTTCTAGCTTGTAAGAACTCTGTGGACACAAAACTTCAATGTGAAAATTGGAATTGTGGCCATGAATGTATTGgcagtttgtttttatttgtttggagtatttttttttttaataatttttttaattttgacccGAACCGcaagtttgacgagttaactcggttgactcaggttttttcacttttctaattttttttctctcaatttcattcttcaacaattAGTGAATTGGGATTTAGGTTTCGTGTTTcgttttttatgatgttattgtCATCTCATGACTTAGATTACTGATTTGGCGGGTCAAACCGGGTTGACTAgagttttttttcctggttttttaatctttttttttcaatttcatctttaaatattaggttgattaagaattgaactgcataatttgttttaattttctttctattaggttatcacAGTCTAATGATCTAGGTCACGAGCTTGGAagattaacccgagttgactagagttatttttttattttatttttaatagattttttttttttaatttcatcgttCAATATTGAGCTTGttggaaattaaatttaataattcgttttgatttgtttttcacgAGATTATCATATATCATGACTTGGCATATGGATTAGCTGAATAACCCGACTTGACTCGAATCGatctaatattttgttgttctaatatttattatgagataaatcatatttttactagttatttgtgtttcttttaaacttattaaaccaataaaatcatatcaaatccatccttatttattttaaaattattttttaactataaaaacacattaataatacctaaatatattaaaaacaacttGCAATATAACACgcgagaaaataattttatcattattgtattttattacaTAATATGTTAGGGGGCTACAAGTCGAGGGAAGACAATACATGTTATCATTCAAAGTTTGGCGCATAGATTTTTTCCACCCTGACCCAGAGTCGACTTGGACTTGGATCCTTCTTCTAGCTTGTAAGAACTCTGTGGACACAAAACTTCAATGTGAAAATAGGAATTGTGGCCATGAATGTATTGgcagtttgtttttatttgttaggagtatttttaaaaaataataatttttttaattttttatttattttaaattaatttgtttttggtatttttaaatcattttgatgcgctattattaaaaataatattttaaaaaaaattattttaatacatttctaagtaaaaatcattttaaaaaacaatcgcaaTTATACTCTCAAACAGATTTATTGTATTACAGCGtagagtgattttttaaaagtattttttaatttatattgatttttttatattagtatattaaaattattttaaaattttaaaaatattaatttaatattttttaaataaaatttttaaaccacttattataaataagtgcaaatgcaaaaacaaaccatCACTGTAATTCTCAGAAAAACTGGTCCATGTTTCACATCTAAACAAATATCTGACTCATATTTTCTCTCACCCGTAGACAATACGGAAGGAATTAAATGCTCCCACCTGCATATTTGAACATGTGCTTACAATAATATGATTCAGCCAATGCATAATAGACATGATAGCCTTCTAAGCTGTCAAAttgctcataaaaaaaaaaaatcattcaagagAGGATGACTTTGCCCCCCTGGGGAGGCCTATAGATGATAATTGTTCTTACCAAACAACATACAAGTTGCACGCCAATCCTGGGCCTCATGGGGAGTTCTCAAACTTCAatccctccaaaaaaaaaatgtttcctcactgttttgttcttgtttctttcaACTTCAAGTGCCCAGAACGTTTTGCGAAGTGGTTCATCTCTATCAGTAGAAGATGATTCAGACATCCTTATCTCACCAGATAAAACATTCTCTTGTGGATTCTATGGGATGGGACAAAATGCTTATTGGTTCTCTATTTGGTTCACCAATTCCAAGGACAGGACTGTGGTTTGGATGGCCAACAGAGACAGACCTGCTAATGGCCGAGGTTCAAGAGTTTCTCTACGACGAGACGGTGCAATGGTCTTGACAGATGTTGATGGCTCCATCATATGGGAGACTAACACCACCTCCACTGATGTTGGAAGAGCAGAGCTTCTGGACACTGGTAACCTTGTTCTTAAAGACCCTGGTGGTAAGATTCTATGGCAAAGCTTTGATTTTCCTACGGATACACTTCTTCCAAACCAGTTATTTACAAAGAGGACAAAGCTGGTTGCTAGATTGCATAGCGGGTCTTATGCCTCTGgatattttagtttcttttttgataatgataatgtGCTGAGGTTGATATATGATGGTCCTGATATTTCAAGCATATACTGGCCTAATCCTGATTTTGATGTGTTCGGAAATGGTAGAACAAATTATAATAGCAGCAGAACTGCAGTTTTTGATGAAATGGGCCATTTTATATCAAGTGATCAGCTCCAGTTCAGCGCTCCAGACACGGGTTTATTAAGGATCAAAAGGAGGCTAACAATGGATCATGATGGGAATCTCAGGCTTTATAGCCTGAACAATGAAACTGGATTGTGGGTGATATCATGGCAAGCTCTTTCTCAGCTTTGTAATGTTCATGGAATTTGTGGGATAAACTCGATTTGTGTATATACACCAGACCCCAAGTGTTCATGCCCACCTGGCTATGAGATCACTGAGCCTGGTAATTGGAATAAAGGCTGCAAGCCTATGTTCAACAGCACTCTTTCACAGTCTCAGCAAGTGAAGTTTGTGCTGTTGCCCCATGTAGATTTCTGGGGATTTGATCTTAATTTCAGTGCATCCACTACATTCGACTCCTGCATGAAGCTCTGCTTGGGGGATTATCGGTGTAAAGCATTTAGCTATAGGCTAGATGGGTTAGGACGTTGCTACGCAAAAGGCGTGCTTTTCAATGGTTACCAGTCCCCAAGTTTTCCAGGCAACATATATCTGAGATTGCCAGTTAGTTTTGAGACATCTCAACTAGGTATTCTTAATGGCACTGACCTCATTTGCCAGTCTGCTGAATCAGAAACAACGATCGGTTCTCCTTCTATGTATAAATTCAACACCAAGAGGACGAGATGGGTTTATTTCTACTCATTTGCTTTTGCCATTGGATTTGTTGAAATTCTCTTTGTAGTTTCAGGTTGGTGGTTTCTTTTCAGAAAGCGTGGTTCGCCAAATTTGGCGGAAGACGGATATCATCTGGTATTAAGTCCATTTAGGAGGTTTACTTACACTGAGCTCAAGAAGGCGACGAATAACTTCAAGGAAGAGCTGGGAAGGGGAGGTTCTGGAGCAGTATATAAGGGCAATTTGACAGATGAAAGGGTTGTAGCTGTGAAGAGACTAGAAAACATGTACCAAGGGGAAGATGTATTTTGGGCAGAAGTGAGCACAATTGGAAAAATGAATCACATGAACCTGGTGAGAATGTGGGGGTTCTGTTCAGAGGGCAAACACAGACTCCTAGTCTATGAGTACATGGAATATCAATCACTGGACAAGCATCTATTCTTCTCCCCAACGTTTCTTGAATGGAAAGACAGGTTTAAAGCGGCCTTAGGGATAGCTAAGGGCTTGGCTTATCTTCATCACGAGTGTTTAGAATGGGTCATGCATTGTGATGTGAAGCCAGGAAATATTCTTTTGGACAGTGAATTTGAACCTAAGATTGCAGATTTTGGGCTTGCCAAGTTGTCTCAGAGGGGTGATAATAGCTCCGACTTCTCTCAGATTCGAGGAACCAAGGGTTACATGGCTCCAGAGTGGGCTACAAATCTTCCTATCACTGCAAAAGTTGATGTTTATAGTTATGGAGTTGTGGTTCTAGAGATAGTGAAAGGAATCCCACTCTCAAATTGGGTCATAGAGGGCAGGGAAGAGCATGATGAATCAGTTCTAACAAGGTTTGTCAGAGTTGTGAAAAGGAAAATTCAGTGCGGAGAGACCTCGTGGATAGAAGAAGTAGTGGATCCAAGATTGAATGGTCAGTTTAGCTGGAGCCAAGCAACAACGATTGTTGAACTTGGCATGTCTTGTGTAGAGGAAGATAGAAGCATGAGACCAACAATGGATTCAGTAGTCCAAGCTCTCTTAGAATGTCTAGATGAATCTTAAACCCAGCTTTTGGACAGTCGGTAATTGCTTCAAATTGTAATTTGTGAAGTAGTTTCCTTATGGAGTTTTGGCTCTAAGGTAATTTTGTGCTTCTGTAATCGAATAACATTCATGTTGTTAAAATTTTACCTACAGCATCACACACCTGACATGATTTAGTTTGAAAATGTCAACCTCAAATTACTATGATTTTCTGTTGAATTTGAAAATGTCTCAACCggaaataaacaaaattgtttAGTACTCACTGACGGAGTTCGGGCTGGTGTTTGCTTGAGGCAACCGTGGCTTTAGCTCTGCGTCGAAcctaaaagaaggaaaaaacacagTGCAGCTGTGGCTACCATGGTAAAGGAAAATATTAGTATAGTTCTCACTTCCCACAAGATGACTGAACaaacaaaatgatatttatcCTCCTTGCCACACTAACCTCTAATTCCACATTGGTGCAGCAAAGAATTAAACAAACAGCTCCAGTGGCCAAAATTATCTTGCAAAGGTTTCTCCAATGTAAAGGACACAGTTACAGACATTCGGGGGACAACGTTATCTGCAATGTTCTGATAAACTTTGACTTAACTTTTTGTCATCCACAGCATCAGCAAGCGTATCTGAAGCAGATTCATTTTTTGGCTTCTCTGAATCATAAGAGGCAAaagcattttaatttttctatcatcaacataaaaagATCACTCATTGAAGCAGATGAATTTGCGGACATGAAAATCAACAGATTTGGTGTCCTGAGGCTGAGCACAGAGTTCTGGCTCAGTTCCAGATTTGAAATATGTACACACCAGGATATACATTACTTATCACAGATACAAACAGACCATACGACCAGGCTCATTTCTAGGAACATATGGAAGACATATACACATAGATACATATGTGTGTTTGGCAACTTATGAATATCATGTCTTTAATAGCGCTTGGAACCTCATATGGAGCacaagttttttaataatatcatcaaaatcatctaGCTTTGGAAAAGATCAAACGCcacaaaaaaaccaatcaaaatatCAAATGCTTCTCAGGTTCAATTAGAGAAAGGGTTTTCCACAGTATTGCAAGTGACAATAAAGAAATGTTAGTTTTATCCAGAAAAGCACGAGAAAACAAACTGTGGATACCTTAATAACCCATCTCTAATTAGTATTTGGAGGATGTTACATGATACCAAATGATTTGTATACATCTTATTATGACCTGTTTTAGTATTTTacatgtaataatccaataaatgttttgaaagtaaataaataatatattttcatttgaaagaCCATGGTACCCAGTGAACCTTCCAGGCCCTTGGCCAGGTCAAGGTTGAGCTGGGTTTGATAATCCAACCCACCCAAAGGACCAAAACTGGCAAGACCATATTTTCAGGCCTTGAAATGTCAAACTCAATAGTCTAGTTTAGTCCCCATCCATTAATTTATGATATTCAATTCAGTCGTCAAACTTGCAAAACTTGCGATCACAAAAAACTTGCAAAGATCTTGTACATATTACGAACCATCAGTGTATTCAATTTTCCGTGATTGGAAGTGAGTTAGGAGGTTTGAAGACTGAATTGAAATATGTGCGCGCGCTTTGTGTATATAGAAGCTAAATGATGTTATTTGTTCCAGCACCAGAGGGCAAAAACATCAGTGATCATATACACTCTAATTGAAAAACACAAAGACAATCACAGGCTAAAGAAATACTGTGTTCAGAACATTAATTTCAacaattactttgttttttccttttaggacatgtttgtttcccggaaagtagtttccgggaaaccattttccaaactttcatgtgtttgtttgtcattagaaaagttggtcaacggaaaacactttctggtcaatttcagtcaaagaaaaatttaacttaattttcaggaaagtgttttccctttagctgtgtttgttttccggaaagtggtttccgggaaatcactttccaaactttcttgtgtttgtttgccagtaggaaagttggtcaatagaaaacattttccagtaaaaggaaaatttggcttagtttccaggaaagtgttttcctgaaaaatttgggggggaaacactttccggaagttgtgaaaaatttagaaatgtcattaatttgctgattatatcaaatttgatccttaagcttttgattgctatatatattttgttttgaatatttatttttcaattttatctcttaaaattttatttttatattaactttggtccttatttttataattgctatttgctttttccttatcatatttttattgaaattttttatctatcaaatttggtcctcattcttttgattgttacttattttatttgaaatgatttatgaaatgttgattattattattttaatttcttcatctttcatttttttttaattttttaaatttgatctctatttgtttgattattatttattttatttgagataatttatgaaattatattttttttttcaatttcattctcattcaactttttaatttgtaagatttgttcctcattattttaataaacttgagaaaaataaaatattaataaattattttccagctcattttccatgacataaccaaacactggaaagtgtttttcaactcattttctattacactaccaaacatcagaaaatactttttcagaattcactttccctggaattcactttccaaaaggaaactactttccagcaaacaaacggagttAGTCATTGAACATATTTACAGAACATAATTTTGTTGCCATCAGAAAGTGACACTAATACAAAAAGTGACTTAAAAGTGCCTTACCTGAGttcttatttttcttggatGAAGCATTTATAAGCTTCTTGTTCCGCCCTTTCCCTGGGTGTATGTATAAAGTTCCACTACCAATGTCGTATCCTATagcaaaattgaaaaagacCTCTCACTCCATTGActtcaaaataacattatagCATCTTCAAGTTTTGTTCTATTTCCTTCCTTAAGTTTAGTTGCagaggaagagagaagaagagaaacgtGCCCGTCTGTTCTGATTTTAGGgattttagaattttgaatttgaggCTTTTTTTACTTGTCGCACCCTTGCGGTGGAGCGCGGCGATCCTCGATTgatttcgggttttttttttttttttgtaaaagagtcgccacctagtattctggtcactagaaaacctaactggtctttcagggATTCTAAAGCAAGGGATTGGTTGTGTaaaaggaaggtattagcacctctagtacgccctacctaaagtaagttgcttggtgtttggttggccttataattgctatggtatTGGTGTTTTCTAAACTTATCAGTTTCCTAGGATACATTTTGCTATGATGAACAAACTCGAACTAAAagtctaaaaagaaagaaaccttGGTCAATGTGGATCACACCCTTAGATGTGTTTATAAAGTACCAAGGAGAACCAATGCAGATCTCTTGAAATTTGTGTTTAATTCAGACTAAacttattaagatagaaatccaaggagatttcacgtgctttaaaagctcatttttcccttagtatttcaagagtttgtgactcgtaaatcgcaaggaggacggataaaaaattagaaatcaaaggAAATTCAGAGCGCTTTAAAAACCTATTTCTGCCCTAGTGTTTCATGCTCTCACGGCTCTAAACCAtagagtaaaaaaattgaaatgtccttgattataatcaaggcttctttcaaagaTGTGTAATGACTTATTATTTCTAggaaattattttggatatttaccacttatggtttctttatccaaatattaacagtgaataataaccaattattcccaataatattttggatattcatccttttgggatttctttatctaaacattaacggtgaataatagatgaattccccacaaaataagatttttatatcttttggaatattggctaataccctttggagttttacaaacatgttgtaaaatccagaaatgcaagaaaataattttgttgtgtttaagaaatccatgtgaaacacattttcaaaaaaacttccaatatattttatatataaaaaaaacacattcaaaacatgttagggtattggccgtatgcatgaaaacatatatgtgtgtgtgtgtgtgtgtgtgtgtgtgtgtgtgtctcatTGCGTTGAAAACCAAGTATTCTAAATacaagatttatatttttacaatataaaaacacaaaaactacaaagtaaatacacaaaaaaaaatgatattactCGTTTTTTAGGGGTTGGGTCCAACTTAGCCCATGTGGCTGGGCTAAACCCAGCATGCCTAACCAGGTCACTAGCCCAAACCAGTGACCTGGCTAGGCACAAAGGCATGCGTGGCTTTCCTCACGCTTGCCTTGGTTGGTTactatttaattgaattaaatttcacttgaacagtaacaatgCAACCAAGAATGCATGAAAAGCTGGTAAGAAAAGAGAGACAGCTTACCTAGTCTGCTAGCAAACCCGGTTTCTTCAGTTCTCCGCTATTTGCACTCGTCTGCTGTTCTCTTGTGTCTCTATTCTTTCTGGTTTGTTTTGCTTCCAtttctcttctctccctctcctccGTTCTATTTTCCTTTCTCATAGTAACGAAAGGATGAAGGAAAGAAACTCCCTTTGTTCTCCCCTGTTATCTGCGCCGTTCACTCCCCTcgctgtttcttcttttttcgttTCCCTAccctctttctttctccttgTTTTGCCTACCTCTcacttttttctctcctcttcgCTCTTGTGAAGACTTTCACAGTCGAAAAGATGAACCCCTGCtctctgtgtttgttttcttcttctttttctcttttttctttctactcGTCTTCTACCTCtctcttgttctttctttcctcctatttgcatttctttttccctgctcttcctttctttatttttctgccTCTTGCTAGGTCATtagaggggcttatatatagtctaacaTATCTCTATTTAGGAAAGATTTAATGCATTAATTCTAGGATGAAAATCTCTATTGAtttgcattaaaataaaatgtaaaaaggaAACTGCAATtttctgattttgattttgtgctcatgtctgatttctttccagttttagAGGATGGTGtggctcttttctttccttccatagggccAACTACTCACTTTGAAATGAGGCAATGAAAACGTGGTCTGCAGCTCTCCATTCAAGCAAGAGAAACATGGAAACCAAACAAGAAATTTCAGATaaaatggaaagaaagaaaatggctAGCTATACAGGTAAACGTGTTTTCTTCAATGTCTTCCTTCAGCAGAattcctttctattttttatcttcaatcaTCCTCCTTATTTTAGCACTTTTTCCATTTgggtccttggtccaaaaaggGCCTGCAATTGGTCTTCAATCTTTAAGCATCTTGCAATTATGTCCCTACAAACTCGggcaaaaaaaatccttctcgcGACAAGAATCTCTGCTTCCacactagatattcaaacaagaatatcttgagcttttgatatcaaaatcaagcaattcaaaatcccaaatttatctacgcgTCCAGGATtataactttgatgaaggagtcgaagtgagataaaatcattttagagaGTAGAATCTAGTAGTACtctggttggtcaaaaaggtctCCTGGTCTAATTCAGAAACTGACAATGTCGAGCATCCCattatgactgagagtatgaactaagaacaaaaatcataaaatttctgATGGTAATAGAGTTTTTTAGTGCAAACTCAGGTCAGTATCCTCCTTGCGGCAAAATTCTTTACCTtcatgttagatattcaaacggaaATATCTTGAGTTtatgatattgaaatcaagcaattcaaaagcccaaattcatctacgcgtctaggactacaactttgatgaaggagtcaaagtgatataaaatcattttagagaaTAGAATCTAACaaaatctagttggtcaaaaaggttcttgatctgacaatgctgAGCATCTAAATCTGATTGAGAATTTGCCATAAGAACAATGGtccctaggacctaataaaggtgtaggttaatttttcaacatgtcatgagtgacagaatatagctTGGATGGTCAGATATCATACGAAACCAAATCAGAATcaaagcctaagttggaacaaaaaattgcgaCAGTAGCAGAACGATTTTTTTTAGTacaaattctgagggatttatccTACCTTAAAGACTAGATAAAGaaggaatgaatttagcattatgaagactcctaatcaacctaagaaaacctGACGATTTTGGTTgcaaaggggaaggataaaaatagtagaaaacaactcaaacaaggttttcgaaaaaaaaaatatttatttctctgcttttgtcaatcttctagcgaa
This genomic window contains:
- the LOC118037591 gene encoding putative receptor protein kinase ZmPK1, whose translation is MIIVLTKQHTSCTPILGLMGSSQTSIPPKKKCFLTVLFLFLSTSSAQNVLRSGSSLSVEDDSDILISPDKTFSCGFYGMGQNAYWFSIWFTNSKDRTVVWMANRDRPANGRGSRVSLRRDGAMVLTDVDGSIIWETNTTSTDVGRAELLDTGNLVLKDPGGKILWQSFDFPTDTLLPNQLFTKRTKLVARLHSGSYASGYFSFFFDNDNVLRLIYDGPDISSIYWPNPDFDVFGNGRTNYNSSRTAVFDEMGHFISSDQLQFSAPDTGLLRIKRRLTMDHDGNLRLYSLNNETGLWVISWQALSQLCNVHGICGINSICVYTPDPKCSCPPGYEITEPGNWNKGCKPMFNSTLSQSQQVKFVLLPHVDFWGFDLNFSASTTFDSCMKLCLGDYRCKAFSYRLDGLGRCYAKGVLFNGYQSPSFPGNIYLRLPVSFETSQLGILNGTDLICQSAESETTIGSPSMYKFNTKRTRWVYFYSFAFAIGFVEILFVVSGWWFLFRKRGSPNLAEDGYHLVLSPFRRFTYTELKKATNNFKEELGRGGSGAVYKGNLTDERVVAVKRLENMYQGEDVFWAEVSTIGKMNHMNLVRMWGFCSEGKHRLLVYEYMEYQSLDKHLFFSPTFLEWKDRFKAALGIAKGLAYLHHECLEWVMHCDVKPGNILLDSEFEPKIADFGLAKLSQRGDNSSDFSQIRGTKGYMAPEWATNLPITAKVDVYSYGVVVLEIVKGIPLSNWVIEGREEHDESVLTRFVRVVKRKIQCGETSWIEEVVDPRLNGQFSWSQATTIVELGMSCVEEDRSMRPTMDSVVQALLECLDES